The Pseudomonas chlororaphis subsp. piscium genome contains the following window.
GAAGAAGCCGAAAAAGCCGAAAAAGCGCTGAACCGGGCGCGATCTGTTGATGTAAGTCAGTTATTTCCCCTCCCTGTCGTCCTGTCGTGGGCGACCATTGACCCCGGTCAATTTTCCCCGCCGCCTCTTTGGTTAACTTAGCCCCATCGCAACAGGGCAAGAGCAGGAGGCCAGTCATGTTTTTCGACAATGTGGTGATCGCCGGAGTGCTGACTGTCGGCCTCATGGTTCTGTTTTTCGCTGGGTTTGGATTTTTCATCTGGAAAGATGCGCATAAACGCAAAAAACCTTAAGTCTTTCCGGTAACGAGCACGCAAGGCATTTTGGGCAACTTCGGTTGCCCTTTTTTTTGCCTGCGTGTTTTGTAGGAGCGAGGCTTGCCCGCGATGGCGTCCGTTTGCGCGATACAGGTCTCCAGGTAGAACGCGGAACCAGGTTTCAGGGCTGCCTTGCCGCCCATCGCGAGCAAGCCTCGCTCCTACAGAAGCCGATCATTTCTTTCAGGCATAAAAAAGGTGCGACCCGAGGGGCGCACCTTTTTTGTCGCGGGCTGAGCGAATCAGGTCCCGAGGGCTTTCGAGGCCAGCCAGAACAGGCCGGCCGACAGCGCCACGGTCGCCGGCAGGGTCAGCACCCAGGCCAGCAGGATGGTGCGCACGGTGCCGCTTTGCAGGCCGCTTTTGTTGGCGACCATGGTCCCGGCCACACCCGAAGACAGCACGTGGGTGGTCGATACCGGCAGGCTGAAGATATTGGCCATGCCGATCAGGCCAGCGGCGGTGATTTGCGCCGACATGCCCTGGGCATAGGTCATGCCTTGCTTGCCGATCTTCTCACCGATGGTCTGTACCACACGTTTCCAGCCGATCATGGTCCCCAGGCCAAGGGCCAGAGCCACGGCCAGGATCACCCAGAACGGCGCGTATTCGGTGGTGGCGGTCAGGTCTTTGCGCAGCTTGTCCAGGTCAGCCTTTTCACGGGCCGCGAGGTTCGGCAGCTTGCCGACTTTCTTCGCGG
Protein-coding sequences here:
- the ccoM gene encoding cytochrome c oxidase subunit CcoM; the encoded protein is MFFDNVVIAGVLTVGLMVLFFAGFGFFIWKDAHKRKKP